A window from Nitrospira sp. ND1 encodes these proteins:
- a CDS encoding ABC transporter ATP-binding protein: protein MIATQHVTMQLAAGGQTVTILDDVTIDIPEKQTVAIIGPSGSGKSTLLGLIAGLDRPTSGTIWLNGVEITALGEQAMARLRLANVGYIFQSFHLIPTLTALENVSIPLELAGDSQAPRRAEELLHAVGLGHRMSHYPVQLSGGEQQRVAVARAFACRPPILLADEPTGNLDSSTGQQVIELIMALHRDAGTTLVLVTHDQHLAASMERVITLRDGRVASDQLASLHHRMPDLES from the coding sequence ATGATTGCTACTCAGCATGTGACGATGCAGTTGGCCGCAGGCGGTCAAACGGTGACCATTCTTGACGATGTCACGATAGACATTCCGGAAAAGCAAACGGTAGCGATTATCGGGCCTTCCGGGAGCGGTAAGTCCACGCTCTTAGGCCTGATTGCGGGGCTCGACCGACCGACATCTGGAACTATTTGGTTGAACGGGGTCGAGATCACGGCGCTCGGTGAACAGGCGATGGCGCGACTGCGCTTGGCCAATGTCGGGTATATCTTTCAATCGTTTCATCTCATTCCAACGCTCACGGCGCTGGAAAATGTGTCGATACCGCTTGAACTCGCGGGCGACTCTCAGGCCCCGAGGCGAGCGGAGGAATTGCTGCACGCGGTAGGGTTAGGACATCGGATGTCGCACTATCCGGTCCAGCTATCGGGAGGAGAGCAACAGCGGGTCGCGGTGGCGCGTGCGTTTGCCTGTCGCCCGCCGATTCTGTTGGCCGATGAGCCGACCGGCAATCTCGACTCCTCCACAGGGCAGCAGGTGATCGAATTGATCATGGCCTTGCACCGCGATGCCGGGACGACCCTGGTCCTGGTCACTCACGACCAGCACCTGGCCGCTTCCATGGAACGGGTGATTACGCTCCGGGATGGGCGTGTGGCTTCGGATCAGCTGGCGTCACTCCACCATAGGATGCCTGATCTCGAATCATGA
- a CDS encoding arylesterase, translated as MALVLSGLSGCDQSNTSTVPSSPDSLASATPPSSEQTPPRESLPAAPSPSPDDRPRIIAFGDSLTAGLGVSPEQSYPTQLQKQLDTLGYHYQVLNAGVSGDTSAGGLRRVSWVLAGKPRVVILELGGNDGLRGLGLPETRSHLDAIIRQFKDAHVRVILAGMKLPPNYGEEYTARFEAIYRDLAQLHGLPLIPFLLEGVGGEKALNQSDGIHPTGEGYRIVVENVLRSLLPVLKDASTNNSSAKKKQA; from the coding sequence ATGGCATTGGTCCTCAGCGGACTATCAGGATGCGATCAATCAAATACGTCCACTGTCCCTTCCTCACCCGACAGCCTTGCATCTGCAACTCCTCCATCCTCCGAACAAACACCCCCCCGCGAATCGCTTCCTGCCGCGCCGAGTCCTTCACCTGACGATCGGCCCCGTATCATCGCGTTTGGAGACAGCTTGACTGCCGGACTTGGAGTCTCCCCGGAACAGTCTTACCCCACCCAGCTTCAGAAACAACTCGATACCTTAGGCTATCACTACCAAGTGCTCAATGCAGGAGTCAGCGGGGACACGTCAGCAGGAGGACTCCGCCGTGTGTCCTGGGTCCTTGCCGGCAAGCCACGGGTGGTGATTCTTGAGTTGGGCGGGAATGACGGACTGCGCGGCCTCGGGTTGCCTGAAACCCGGTCACACCTCGACGCGATCATCCGACAGTTCAAGGATGCTCACGTACGAGTGATCTTAGCGGGAATGAAGCTCCCCCCAAATTACGGCGAAGAATACACCGCTCGATTCGAAGCCATATATCGGGATCTCGCGCAGCTCCATGGGCTTCCACTTATCCCATTTCTACTGGAGGGAGTAGGAGGGGAAAAGGCCCTCAATCAATCAGACGGCATCCACCCGACGGGGGAAGGGTATCGTATCGTGGTCGAGAACGTGCTCCGGAGCCTGCTTCCTGTGTTGAAGGACGCATCCACCAACAACTCGTCAGCGAAAAAGAAGCAGGCGTGA
- a CDS encoding SWIM zinc finger domain-containing protein — translation MKGRIACSADRLSLLEAAMISSVVEPNAFQIGKQYQAERRVQMTDASDTEVTSSVMGNSGLYEQTIRLIDGHLEAKCSCTLSEQPICRHGVAALLEYQRWSKARVVPKPRVAAPRPEAEKPAAPVVSSGDMKLSELNQFTEWMQRTVQAIQAGKPLPDQPSIGPGLVLTWTQVIQQMDERRRESEVAQVELDGDIRNREAVVARLTQDLEASVNESKSLQVICRDLQREIEAQKAAVSKTTDLARQVEQVEVEVKAMAALLTDKGRRLEGLSDTCRDVSSMLKSLGKA, via the coding sequence ATGAAGGGCAGAATCGCGTGTTCGGCCGATCGTCTGAGTTTGTTGGAGGCGGCCATGATTAGTTCGGTGGTGGAGCCCAACGCGTTCCAAATCGGAAAGCAGTATCAGGCAGAACGCCGCGTGCAAATGACGGATGCGTCGGATACGGAAGTGACGTCGTCGGTCATGGGCAATTCCGGGTTGTACGAGCAGACGATTCGTCTCATTGATGGTCATCTGGAAGCCAAATGTTCTTGCACGTTATCCGAGCAACCGATCTGCCGACACGGTGTGGCTGCGCTGCTTGAGTATCAGCGGTGGTCAAAGGCACGAGTTGTCCCCAAGCCCAGAGTCGCCGCTCCCCGCCCCGAAGCAGAAAAACCGGCCGCCCCTGTCGTGTCCTCCGGTGATATGAAGTTGAGCGAATTGAACCAGTTTACGGAGTGGATGCAGCGAACGGTTCAGGCCATTCAAGCCGGGAAGCCCCTTCCAGACCAACCTTCTATCGGACCGGGCCTTGTGTTGACCTGGACCCAGGTGATCCAACAGATGGATGAACGGAGGCGAGAGAGCGAAGTCGCTCAGGTTGAGCTTGATGGGGACATTCGCAATCGAGAAGCGGTCGTGGCCCGTCTCACCCAGGATCTGGAGGCTTCCGTTAATGAATCTAAGTCACTACAGGTCATTTGCCGAGATCTTCAACGGGAGATTGAGGCGCAGAAGGCTGCGGTAAGCAAGACGACCGATCTTGCCCGGCAGGTTGAGCAGGTTGAAGTCGAGGTGAAAGCGATGGCCGCACTTTTGACGGACAAGGGGCGTCGCTTGGAAGGTCTTTCGGATACCTGCCGAGATGTGTCTTCGATGCTCAAGTCTTTGGGAAAGGCCTGA
- a CDS encoding ChaN family lipoprotein, translating into MNTFTPSLFRKTRPVSGRLLALLGLVLMMFGCQAKDRSAMVTHRVWDEWAVGQVVDARTGLAVPMQPWLEGLATYDVIYLGEEHHNRSHIDAALTVLRSLMSQGRRPWLAMEMFGWDGQPALARYLRSEESIRSEFLEQVAWKQNWGGAFEDYEPLAQFAKDQRLPLLAMNPPKSLIRQVVKQGLVQAKEQPEWRQWGMEGEVIVDAPTYRSRILSQLQDCHGGGSPEDYQTMYEASMVRDEGMAKTLAAAMKQLRVEASSGQGPLLSYTGGGHVQYRLPVPDRVARRVPEGLKQVTVYMATFERERAAELHQAMQEGIADYVWLTPQGAQGPPRRCR; encoded by the coding sequence ATGAATACATTCACTCCGTCGCTTTTCCGGAAGACTCGCCCAGTCTCGGGCCGCTTGCTCGCCCTGCTTGGTCTTGTCTTGATGATGTTCGGCTGCCAGGCGAAAGATCGCTCAGCGATGGTCACTCATCGGGTCTGGGACGAATGGGCGGTGGGCCAGGTGGTGGATGCCAGGACCGGTCTCGCAGTACCGATGCAGCCGTGGTTGGAGGGGCTGGCCACGTACGATGTGATCTACCTGGGAGAAGAACATCACAATCGATCGCATATCGACGCGGCGTTGACGGTGCTTCGCTCCCTTATGAGCCAGGGGCGTCGTCCGTGGCTCGCGATGGAAATGTTCGGGTGGGACGGTCAGCCGGCGCTCGCTCGCTATCTGCGTTCGGAGGAGAGTATTCGCTCGGAGTTCCTGGAGCAAGTCGCGTGGAAGCAGAATTGGGGCGGCGCGTTTGAAGATTACGAGCCATTGGCGCAATTCGCGAAAGATCAACGTCTTCCGCTTCTGGCAATGAATCCGCCGAAGAGTCTGATCCGGCAGGTGGTGAAGCAGGGTTTGGTCCAAGCCAAGGAACAGCCTGAGTGGCGTCAATGGGGCATGGAGGGAGAGGTCATCGTGGATGCGCCTACCTACCGGTCCCGGATTTTATCTCAACTCCAGGACTGCCACGGCGGTGGGTCTCCGGAGGACTACCAGACCATGTATGAAGCCTCTATGGTCAGAGACGAGGGGATGGCGAAGACCTTAGCAGCGGCGATGAAGCAACTACGTGTCGAGGCCAGCTCCGGTCAGGGCCCCCTGCTCAGTTATACGGGCGGAGGTCATGTGCAATACCGGTTGCCGGTCCCGGATCGGGTGGCTCGACGAGTTCCGGAAGGGCTCAAGCAGGTCACGGTTTATATGGCCACATTCGAGCGAGAGCGGGCTGCAGAGCTTCATCAGGCCATGCAAGAAGGGATTGCTGACTATGTGTGGCTGACCCCCCAGGGGGCTCAAGGACCTCCTCGACGCTGCCGATAA